One Equus caballus isolate H_3958 breed thoroughbred chromosome 14, TB-T2T, whole genome shotgun sequence DNA segment encodes these proteins:
- the SOX30 gene encoding transcription factor SOX-30 isoform X2, producing MERARPEPPPQPRQLPRATPPRPLRPAPPPLPVEGSSFRAAAAEPPPLPPGSGAAAMASSCREAPASGVQPAARRLLQVKPEQVLLLPPGPSLPQARDDGAAASPAQARLLQLRPELLLLPPPPPPSPSEGAPCRPELHPVQPRALHVKAEKQEPGSGLEPSVGPRRAVEAGPRASRAAKAEGPGLAVGSRRGDEKKGKLAVEEVMRDAAKGGEGKSLAALRERVIKTEQPESLREDCRLGAEPASNGLVHGSKEVILAQPSNAFGPHQQDLRIPLTLHPVPPGARIQFQGPPPSELIRLTKVPLTPVPIKMQSLLEPSVKIETKDVPLTVLPSDAGIPDTPFSKDRNGHVKRPMNAFMVWARIHRPALAKANPAANNAEISVQLGLEWNKLSEEQKKPYYDEAQKIKEKHREEFPGWVYQPRPGKRKRFPLSVSNVFSGTTQNIISTNPTTIYPYRSPTYSVVIPSLQNTITHPVARALIVGLLLAMETFQVQCQNALVIMKTGTKNTRLCFQL from the exons ATGGAGAGGGCCAGGCCGGAGCCGCCGCCTCAGCCGCGCCAACTGCCGCGGGCGACCCCGCCGCGCCCGCTGCGCCCCGCTCCGCCCCCGCTGCCGGTCGAGGGCTCCTCCTTTCGGGCGGCGGCCGCCGAACCCCCTCCGTTGCCGCCCGGCTCGGGCGCGGCCGCCATGGCCTCGTCGTGCAGGGAGGCCCCGGCGTCTGGCGTCCAGCCCGCGGCACGGCGGCTGCTGCAGGTGAAGCCGGAGCAGGTGTTGCTGCTGCCGCCAGGGCCATCCCTGCCTCAGGCCCGGGACGACGGCGCCGCCGCCTCGCCCGCGCAGGCGCGGCTGCTGCAGCTGAGGCccgagctgctgctgctgccgccgccgccgcctccgtccCCGTCCGAGGGCGCCCCTTGCAGGCCCGAGTTGCACCCGGTGCAGCCCCGGGCGCTGCACGTCAAGGCCGAGAAGCAGGAGCCGGGGTCCGGCTTGGAGCCATCGGTGGGGCCGCGGAGGGCCGTCGAGGCGGGCCCCAGGGCTTCCAGGGCGGCCAAGGCGGAAGGCCCCGGACTGGCCGTCGGCAGCCGCCGAGGGGACGAGAAGAAGGGCAAGTTGGCGGTGGAGGAGGTCATGAGGGACGCGGCGAAAGGCGGGGAAGGCAAAAGCCTGGCGGCCCTCCGAGAAAGAGTCATCAAAACGGAGCAGCCCGAGAGTCTCCGCGAGGACTGCAGGCTCGGCGCGGAGCCCGCGTCCAATGGCCTGGTCCACGGCAGCAAGGAGGTCATCCTGGCCCAGCCGTCCAACGCCTTTGGTCCGCATCAGCAAGACCTCAGGATCCCTTTGACTCTCCACCCTGTCCCCCCTGGGGCCCGGATTCAGTTTCAGGGACCTCCTCCGTCAGAGCTGATACGGTTGACCAAGGTCCCCTTGACACCAGTGCCTATTAAAATGCAGTCCTTACTGGAGCCTTCTGTAAAAATTGAAACCAAAGATGTCCCGCTCACCGTGCTTCCCTCAGATGCAG GAATACCAGACACACCCTTCAGTAAGGACAGAAATGGTCATGTGAAGCGACCCATGAATGCATTTATGGTTTGGGCAAGGATCCACCGGCCAGCACTAGCCAAAGCTAACCCAGCAGCCAACAATGCAGAAATCAGTGTCCAGCTCGGGTTAGAGTGGAACAAACTTAGTGAAGAACAAAAGAAACCCTATTATGATGAAGCacaaaagattaaagaaaagcacagagaggAATTTCCTG GTTGGGTTTATCAGCCTCGTCCAGGGAAGCGAAAACGCTTCCCTCTAAGTGTTTCCAATGTATTTTCTGGTACCACACAAAATATCATCTCTACGAATCCTACAACAATTTATCCTTATCGCTCACCTACCTACTCTGTGGTAATTCCCAGCCTACAGAACACCATCACTCATCCAGTTG